One Glycine max cultivar Williams 82 chromosome 6, Glycine_max_v4.0, whole genome shotgun sequence DNA segment encodes these proteins:
- the LOC100792537 gene encoding G-type lectin S-receptor-like serine/threonine-protein kinase At4g27290 isoform X1 — MAIQLPLMLLIAILLLLFSSKISSETDTLTQFQPLSDGTTLVSKEGTFELGFFSPGSSTNRYLGIWFKNIPVKTIVWVANRDNPIKSNTNNTNTKLTITKDGNLVLLTVNDTVHWTTNATEKSFNAVAQLLDTGNLVLIDEKDNNSQNYLWQSFDYPTDTLLPGMKIGWEVATGLNRYLTSWNNWEDPSSGHFAYGVARSNIPEMQIWNGSSVFYRSGPWSGFRFSATPTLKRRSLVNINFVDTTEESYYQLFPRNRSLVIRTVVNQTVFALQRFIWDEVTQNWKLDLLIPRDDFCGYNQCGSFGFCTEKDNSSVCGCLRGFEPKSPQNRGAKNSTHQGCVQSSKSWMCREKNIDGFVKMSNMKVADTNTSWMNRSMTIEECKEKCWENCSCTAYANSDITESGSGFSGCILWFSDLLDLRQFPDGGQDLYVRVDISQIDKDAKDGSKIAVVVVASIVPSIIAILVFTFFYRRSKTKFRSKVIIKTKGKINESEEEDLELPLFDFETIAFATSDFSSDNMLGQGGFGPVYKGTLPDGHNIAVKRLSDTSAQGLDEFKNEVIFCSKLQHRNLVKVLGYCIEEQEKLLIYEYMHNKSLNFFLFDTSQSKLLDWSKRLNIISGIARGLLYLHQDSRLRIIHRDLKSSNILLDDDMNPKISDFGIARVCRGDIIEGNTSRVVGTYGYMAPEYAIGGLFSIKSDVYSFGVILLEVLSGKKNKGFSFSSQNYNLIAHAWWCWKECSPMEFIDTCLRDSYIQSEALRYIHIGLLCVQHQPNDRPNMTAVVTMLTSESALPHPKKPIFFLERVLVEEDFGQNMYNQTNEVTMSEMQPR; from the exons ATGGCCATTCAACTACCTTTAATGCTTCTCATAGCCATCCTACTTCTTCTCTTCTCATCCAAAATTTCCTCTGAAACGGACACACTCACCCAGTTTCAGCCACTTTCTGATGGAACAACCTTGGTTTCCAAAGAAGGAACCTTTGAGTTGGGTTTCTTCAGCCCAGGTAGCTCCACCAACCGCTACCTAGGAATCTGGTTCAAAAACATCCCAGTAAAAACCATCGTTTGGGTTGCCAACCGCGACAACCCAATCAAAAGCAACACcaacaacaccaacaccaaGTTAACCATAACCAAAGATGGAAACCTCGTCCTTCTCACCGTGAACGACACCGTCCACTGGACAACAAATGCAACAGAAAAATCGTTCAACGCCGTAGCGCAGCTTTTGGACACAGGCAACTTGGTCCTAATAGATGAGAAAGACAACAACTCCCAAAACTATTTGTGGCAGAGCTTTGACTATCCTACGGATACACTTTTACCAGGAATGAAGATAGGATGGGAAGTAGCAACGGGTCTCAACAG GTACCTCACTTCTTGGAACAATTGGGAAGACCCATCTTCTGGTCACTTCGCTTATGGCGTGGCGAGAAGCAACATCCCCGAAATGCAAATATGGAATGGCTCATCGGTGTTCTACCGAAGTGGCCCTTGGAGCGGCTTTCGATTCAGCGCCACACCGACATTGAAACGCCGTTCGTTGGTGAATATCAATTTTGTGGACACCACCGAGGAGAGTTATTACCAACTTTTCCCGCGGAATCGCTCGCTGGTTATAAGAACGGTTGTTAACCAAACCGTTTTCGCTCTACAACGCTTCATTTGGGATGAAGTAACTCAAAACTGGAAGCTTGATTTGCTCATTCCGAGAGATGATTTTTGCGGCTACAACCAATGTGGCTCTTTCGGGTTCTGCACGGAGAAGGATAACTCCTCAGTGTGCGGGTGTTTGCGGGGGTTTGAGCCAAAATCGCCACAAAACCGGGGTGCAAAGAATAGCACTCATCAAGGGTGTGTGCAAAGTAGTAAAAGTTGGATGTGTAGGGAGAAAAATATTGACGGTTTTGTTAAAATGAGTAACATGAAGGTGGCAGACACAAACACATCATGGATGAATAGAAgtatgacaattgaggaatgcAAGGAAAAGTGCTGGGAAAATTGTTCTTGTACAGCTTATGCTAATTCAGACATCACTGAGAGCGGAAGTGGATTTAGCGGTTGCATCCTTTGGTTCAGTGATTTACTGGATTTGAGGCAGTTTCCAGATGGAGGGCAAGATCTATATGTTAGAGTGGATATTTCCCAAATAG ATAAAGATGCTAAAGATGGATCAAAGATAGCGGTGGTTGTGGTCGCAAGCATTGTTCCGTCAATTATTGCTATACTTGTATTCACGTTCTTTTACCGGAGAAGTAAGACCAAATTCCGAAGCAAAG TGATCATCAAGacaaagggaaaaataaatgagaGCGAAGAAGAAGATCTAGAGCTACCTTTGTTTGATTTTGAGACAATAGCATTTGCTACTAGTGACTTCTCAAGTGACAACATGCTTGGGCAAGGTGGTTTTGGCCCTGTATACAAA GGCACGTTACCAGACGGACATAATATTGCAGTCAAAAGGCTTTCAGATACATCGGCACAAGGATTAGATGAATTTAAGAACGAGGTTatattttgttcaaaacttcaaCATCGAAATCTTGTCAAAGTCCTTGGCTATTGCATTGAAGAGCAAGAAAAATTACTCATCTATGAATACATGCACAACAAAAGCCTAAACTTCTTTCTTTTTG ATACTTCTCAAAGCAAACTTCTAGATTGGTCTAAGCGGTTAAACATTATAAGTGGAATTGCTCGAGGACTTCTTTATCTTCACCAAGACTCTAGATTGAGGATCATACATAGAGATTTAAAATCAAGTAATATTTTGTTAGATGATGATATGAATCcaaaaatttctgattttggaATAGCTCGAGTGTGTAGAGGAGATATAATTGAAGGGAATACAAGCAGAGTTGTTGGTACATA TGGTTATATGGCACCTGAATATGCAATTGGTGGACTATTCTCCATCAAATCTGATGTCTATAGTTTTGGTGTTATATTGCTTGAGGTTTTAAgcggaaagaaaaataaaggatttTCCTTTTCAAGTCAGAACTATAATCTTATTGCACAT GCATGGTGGTGTTGGAAAGAGTGCAGCCCGATGGAATTTATCGATACTTGTTTAAGGGACTCATACATTCAGTCAGAGGCCTTACGATACATTCATATTGGACTTTTATGTGTGCAACATCAACCTAATGATAGACCGAATATGACAGCTGTAGTTACAATGTTAACTAGTGAAAGTGCTTTACCACATCCAAAAAAGcctattttctttttagaaagGGTTTTAGTTGAAGAAGATTTTGGGCAAAATATGTATAATCAAACCAATGAAGTAACTATGTCAGAGATGCAacccagataa
- the LOC100792011 gene encoding G-type lectin S-receptor-like serine/threonine-protein kinase At4g27290, producing MHIYFNSCALTYKKMAIPLSLMLVIAMLFLFSSKISSESDTLTQLQPLHDGATLVSKEGTFELGFFSPGSSTNRYLGIWFKNIPLKTVIWVANRNYPIINKNTSTYTNTNTKLTITKDGNLTLLTANNTHHWSTNATTKSVNAVAQLLDSGNLILREEKDNTNSQNYLWQSFDYPSDTLLPGMKLGWEVTTEALNLNRYLTAWNNWEDPSSGQFAYGVARSSIPEMQLWNGSSVFYRSGPWNGFRFSATPIPKHRSLVNLNFVDTTKESYYQIFPRNRSLLIRTVVNQTVSTLQRFFWDEESQNWKLELVIPRDDFCSYNHCGSFGYCAVKDNSSVCECLPGFEPKSPWTQGCVHSRKTWMCKEKNNDGFIKISNMKVPDTKTSCMNRSMTIEECKAKCWENCSCTAYANSDITESGSSYSGCIIWFGDLLDLRQIPDAGQDLYVRIDIFKVGMGFYYKYGSKKVMVVVASIVSSIIAMLVVLKFVYWRNKTKFRSEGNLSKHEDLELPLFDFDFDTIVCATSDFSSDNMLGQGGFGPVYRGTLPDGQDIAVKRLSDTSVQGLNEFKNEVILCSKLQHRNLVKVLGYCIEEQEKLLIYEYMSNKSLNFFLFDTSQSKLLDWPRRLDIIGSIARGLLYLHQDSRLRIIHRDLKSSNILLDDDMNPKISDFGLARMCRGDQIEGTTRRVVGTYGYMSPEYAIGGVFSIKSDVFSFGVILLEVLSGKRNKEFSYSSQNYNLIGHAWRCWKECIPMEFIDACLGDSYIQSEALRCIHIGLLCVQHQPTDRPDTTSVVTMLSSESVLPQPKKPVFLMERVLVEEDFRQNMNSPTNEVTISELEPR from the exons atgcatatttattttaacagttGTGCTTTAACATACAAAAAAATGGCCATTCCCCTATCTCTCATGCTAGTCATAGCCATGCTTTTTCTCTTCTCATCCAAAATTTCCTCCGAATCTGACACCCTCACTCAGTTGCAGCCACTTCACGATGGAGCCACCTTGGTTTCCAAAGAAGGAACCTTTGAGTTGGGTTTCTTCAGCCCAGGTAGCTCCACAAACCGCTACCTAGGAATCTGGTTCAAAAACATTCCACTAAAAACCGTCATTTGGGTTGCCAACCGCAACTACCCAATAATCAACAAGAACACCTCCACCtacaccaacaccaacaccaagTTAACCATAACCAAAGATGGAAACCTCACCCTTCTCACCGCAAACAACACCCATCACTGGTCAACAAATGCAACAACGAAATCAGTGAATGCAGTAGCACAGCTCTTGGATTCAGGCAACTTGATcctaagagaagaaaaagacaacACCAATTCTCAAAACTACTTGTGGCAAAGCTTTGACTATCCTTCAGATACACTTTTACCAGGGATGAAGCTTGGATGGGAAGTAACAACAGAGGCTCTTAATCTTAATAGGTATCTCACTGCATGGAACAATTGGGAAGACCCATCTTCTGGTCAATTCGCTTATGGCGTGGCAAGAAGCAGCATCCCCGAAATGCAACTATGGAATGGCTCATCAGTGTTCTACAGAAGTGGCCCTTGGAACGGCTTTCGATTCAGCGCTACACCCATTCCAAAACACCGTTCATTGGTGAATCTTAATTTTGTGGACACCACCAAAGAGAGTTATTATCAGATTTTCCCGAGGAATAGGTCATTGCTTATAAGAACGGTTGTTAACCAAACCGTTTCCACTCTTCAGCGCTTCTTTTGGGATGAAGAAAGCCAAAACTGGAAGCTGGAGTTAGTTATTCCGAGGGATGATTTTTGCAGCTATAACCACTGTGGCTCTTTCGGGTACTGCGCCGTGAAGGATAACTCCTCAGTGTGCGAGTGTTTACCTGGGTTTGAACCAAAATCGCCTTGGACTCAAGGGTGTGTACATAGCAGAAAAACTTGGATGTGTAAGGAGAAAAATAATGACGGTTTCATTAAGATTAGTAACATGAAGGTCCCCGACACAAAAACATCATGCATGAATAGAAgtatgacaattgaggaatgcAAGGCAAAGTGCTGGGAAAATTGTTCTTGTACGGCTTATGCTAATTCAGACATCACTGAAAGTGGAAGTAGTTATAGCGGCTGCATCATCTGGTTCGGTGATTTATTAGACTTGAGACAGATTCCAGATGCAGGGCAAGATCTATATGTTAGAATCGATATCTTCAAAGTAGGTATGGGATTTTATT ATAAATATGGATCAAAGAAAGTGATGGTTGTTGTCGCAAGCATTGTTTCATCTATTATTGCCATGCTTGTAGTATTGAAGTTTGTTTACTGGAGAAATAAGACCAAATTTAGAAGCGAAGGTAACCTTTCTAAAC ATGAAGATCTAGAACTACCTTTGTTTGACTTTGACTTTGATACAATAGTATGTGCTACTAGTGATTTCTCAAGTGACAACATGCTTGGCCAGGGTGGTTTTGGTCCTGTATACAGA GGCACATTACCAGACGGGCAGGATATTGCAGTCAAAAGGCTTTCGGATACATCTGTACAAGGACTAAACGAATTTAAGAATGAGGTTATATTATGTTCTAAACTTCAACATCGAAATCTTGTCAAAGTCCTTGGCTATTGCATTGAAGAGCAAGAAAAATTACTCATCTATGAATACATGTCTAACAAAAGCCTAAACTTCTTTCTCTTTG ATACTTCTCAAAGCAAACTTCTAGATTGGCCAAGGCGATTAGACATAATAGGCAGTATAGCTCGAGGACTTCTTTATCTTCACCAAGACTCTAGATTGAGGATCATACACAGAGATTTAAAATCAAGTAATATTTTGTTAGATGATGATATGAATCcaaaaatttctgattttggaTTAGCTCGAATGTGTAGAGGTGATCAGATTGAAGGGACTACAAGAAGAGTTGTTGGTACATA TGGTTACATGTCACCTGAATATGCAATTGGTGGAGTGTTCTCCATCAAATCTGATGTCTTTAGCTTCGGTGTTATATTACTAGAGGTTTTAAGTGGAAAGAGAAACAAAGAGTTTTCCTACTCAAGTCAGAACTATAATCTTATTGGACAT GCATGGAGGTGTTGGAAAGAGTGCATCCCAATGGAATTTATCGATGCTTGTTTGGGGGACTCCTACATTCAATCTGAAGCCTTACGATGCATTCATATTGGTCTTTTATGTGTGCAACATCAACCTACAGATAGACCCGATACCACATCTGTAGTTACAATGTTAAGTAGTGAAAGTGTTTTACCACAACCAAAAAAGCCGGTTTTCTTAATGGAAAGAGTTTTAGTTGAGGAAGATTTTAGGCAAAACATGAATTCTCCAACCAATGAAGTAACTATCTCAGAGTTGGAACCGAGATAA
- the LOC100792537 gene encoding G-type lectin S-receptor-like serine/threonine-protein kinase At4g27290 isoform X2, producing the protein MAIQLPLMLLIAILLLLFSSKISSETDTLTQFQPLSDGTTLVSKEGTFELGFFSPGSSTNRYLGIWFKNIPVKTIVWVANRDNPIKSNTNNTNTKLTITKDGNLVLLTVNDTVHWTTNATEKSFNAVAQLLDTGNLVLIDEKDNNSQNYLWQSFDYPTDTLLPGMKIGWEVATGLNRYLTSWNNWEDPSSGHFAYGVARSNIPEMQIWNGSSVFYRSGPWSGFRFSATPTLKRRSLVNINFVDTTEESYYQLFPRNRSLVIRTVVNQTVFALQRFIWDEVTQNWKLDLLIPRDDFCGYNQCGSFGFCTEKDNSSVCGCLRGFEPKSPQNRGAKNSTHQGCVQSSKSWMCREKNIDGFVKMSNMKVADTNTSWMNRSMTIEECKEKCWENCSCTAYANSDITESGSGFSGCILWFSDLLDLRQFPDGGQDLYVRVDISQIDKDAKDGSKIAVVVVASIVPSIIAILVFTFFYRRSKTKFRSKVIIKTKGKINESEEEDLELPLFDFETIAFATSDFSSDNMLGQGGFGPVYKGTLPDGHNIAVKRLSDTSAQGLDEFKNEVIFCSKLQHRNLVKVLGYCIEEQEKLLIYEYMHNKSLNFFLFDTSQSKLLDWSKRLNIISGIARGLLYLHQDSRLRIIHRDLKSSNILLDDDMNPKISDFGIARVCRGDIIEGNTSRVVGT; encoded by the exons ATGGCCATTCAACTACCTTTAATGCTTCTCATAGCCATCCTACTTCTTCTCTTCTCATCCAAAATTTCCTCTGAAACGGACACACTCACCCAGTTTCAGCCACTTTCTGATGGAACAACCTTGGTTTCCAAAGAAGGAACCTTTGAGTTGGGTTTCTTCAGCCCAGGTAGCTCCACCAACCGCTACCTAGGAATCTGGTTCAAAAACATCCCAGTAAAAACCATCGTTTGGGTTGCCAACCGCGACAACCCAATCAAAAGCAACACcaacaacaccaacaccaaGTTAACCATAACCAAAGATGGAAACCTCGTCCTTCTCACCGTGAACGACACCGTCCACTGGACAACAAATGCAACAGAAAAATCGTTCAACGCCGTAGCGCAGCTTTTGGACACAGGCAACTTGGTCCTAATAGATGAGAAAGACAACAACTCCCAAAACTATTTGTGGCAGAGCTTTGACTATCCTACGGATACACTTTTACCAGGAATGAAGATAGGATGGGAAGTAGCAACGGGTCTCAACAG GTACCTCACTTCTTGGAACAATTGGGAAGACCCATCTTCTGGTCACTTCGCTTATGGCGTGGCGAGAAGCAACATCCCCGAAATGCAAATATGGAATGGCTCATCGGTGTTCTACCGAAGTGGCCCTTGGAGCGGCTTTCGATTCAGCGCCACACCGACATTGAAACGCCGTTCGTTGGTGAATATCAATTTTGTGGACACCACCGAGGAGAGTTATTACCAACTTTTCCCGCGGAATCGCTCGCTGGTTATAAGAACGGTTGTTAACCAAACCGTTTTCGCTCTACAACGCTTCATTTGGGATGAAGTAACTCAAAACTGGAAGCTTGATTTGCTCATTCCGAGAGATGATTTTTGCGGCTACAACCAATGTGGCTCTTTCGGGTTCTGCACGGAGAAGGATAACTCCTCAGTGTGCGGGTGTTTGCGGGGGTTTGAGCCAAAATCGCCACAAAACCGGGGTGCAAAGAATAGCACTCATCAAGGGTGTGTGCAAAGTAGTAAAAGTTGGATGTGTAGGGAGAAAAATATTGACGGTTTTGTTAAAATGAGTAACATGAAGGTGGCAGACACAAACACATCATGGATGAATAGAAgtatgacaattgaggaatgcAAGGAAAAGTGCTGGGAAAATTGTTCTTGTACAGCTTATGCTAATTCAGACATCACTGAGAGCGGAAGTGGATTTAGCGGTTGCATCCTTTGGTTCAGTGATTTACTGGATTTGAGGCAGTTTCCAGATGGAGGGCAAGATCTATATGTTAGAGTGGATATTTCCCAAATAG ATAAAGATGCTAAAGATGGATCAAAGATAGCGGTGGTTGTGGTCGCAAGCATTGTTCCGTCAATTATTGCTATACTTGTATTCACGTTCTTTTACCGGAGAAGTAAGACCAAATTCCGAAGCAAAG TGATCATCAAGacaaagggaaaaataaatgagaGCGAAGAAGAAGATCTAGAGCTACCTTTGTTTGATTTTGAGACAATAGCATTTGCTACTAGTGACTTCTCAAGTGACAACATGCTTGGGCAAGGTGGTTTTGGCCCTGTATACAAA GGCACGTTACCAGACGGACATAATATTGCAGTCAAAAGGCTTTCAGATACATCGGCACAAGGATTAGATGAATTTAAGAACGAGGTTatattttgttcaaaacttcaaCATCGAAATCTTGTCAAAGTCCTTGGCTATTGCATTGAAGAGCAAGAAAAATTACTCATCTATGAATACATGCACAACAAAAGCCTAAACTTCTTTCTTTTTG ATACTTCTCAAAGCAAACTTCTAGATTGGTCTAAGCGGTTAAACATTATAAGTGGAATTGCTCGAGGACTTCTTTATCTTCACCAAGACTCTAGATTGAGGATCATACATAGAGATTTAAAATCAAGTAATATTTTGTTAGATGATGATATGAATCcaaaaatttctgattttggaATAGCTCGAGTGTGTAGAGGAGATATAATTGAAGGGAATACAAGCAGAGTTGTTGGTACATA